In [Chlorobium] sp. 445, the genomic window ATCATCCCGACTACGATAATTTCTGGAAATCGCGCACGCTCCTGCCACACCTCAAGAACGTAACGCCAGCTGTGATGACCGTTGGCGGTTGGTATGATGCTGAAGATCTCTACGGACCGCTCAAAGTCTACGATGCCATTGAACGCCAAAATCCAAATGCAAAAAATATACTGGTGATGGGCCCATGGTTTCATGGTGCATGGGCAAGAACCGATGGTGATCAGCTGGGCTATATCAAGTTTGGCTCAAAGACGGGACCGTATTATCGTGAGAATGTTGAGAAGGTCTTTTTTAATGCGTATCTCAAAGACAGCGTGGAAGCTAAGTTGCCAAAAGCCATCTTGTTTGATGTGGGCAAAAATGAGTGGCGAACCTTTAACGAGTGGCATCCAAAAAATGTGATTGAGAAAAACCTGTACTTTGATGCAAATGGCAAACTTTCATTTGAGCCACCAAAAGAGGCAAAAGGTTATGATGAATACATCAGCGACCCAAATAAGCCAGTGCCCTACACGAATGAAATTCGCCTTGACCGCAGTGTAGAGTATATGATTGAAGACCAGCGCTTTGCGGCGCGCCGTCCTGATGTGCTCGTCTATCAAACTGATGAACTCAGCGAAGATATTACGCTGGCAGGAGATATTTTTGCCAATCTTTTTGTCTCAACTACAGGCAGTGATGCCGATTTTATCGTCAAGTTAATTGATGTCTATCCTGACAGTGCACGAGATGACTATAGCGATAAGCCATTAGGACGGCGCGTTTTTCCTGCACCAGTGCGGTTAGGCAGTTTTCAAAAATTAGTGCGCTGGGAAGTCATGCGTGGGCGCTACCGAAAAAGTTATGAAAAGCCCGAAGCGATGAAGCCCAATCAAATCGAGCAAATTAAACTTGAATTGATGGATGTGCTGTACACTTTCAAGAAAGGGCATCGCATTATGGTGCAGGTGCAAAGTTCGATGTTCCCGCTCATTGACCGCAATCCGCAAAAGTTCGTAGATATCTACAAGTGCGATGACCGTGATTTTCAGAAAGCCACACATCGAGTGTTTCGTGCTGCAAATGCGGCATCGCACCTCAAGGTCAAAATTTTGCCAAAATGAAGGCATTGAAACACTC contains:
- a CDS encoding X-Pro dipeptidyl-peptidase; amino-acid sequence: MRKLLASLWLSLLLSFLQVIQIAAQTAADDSLYVRQNFTKREVYIPMRDGVRLFTSIYVPKDSSKKYPIIMLRTPYSVAPYGEDAYRTSLAPIELMREGYIFVYQDVRGRYMSEGEFVNVRPNVPGNATKEIDESSDTYDTIEWLVKNLQTCNGRVGIWGISYPGFYAAAAIPDAHPALKAVSPQAPVTDWWIGDDFHHNGAFFFADAFTFLYSFGKARPQPTTIGNPPYRFPTPDAYKFFLELGALKNVNQKIFRDSIAFWNDIMNHPDYDNFWKSRTLLPHLKNVTPAVMTVGGWYDAEDLYGPLKVYDAIERQNPNAKNILVMGPWFHGAWARTDGDQLGYIKFGSKTGPYYRENVEKVFFNAYLKDSVEAKLPKAILFDVGKNEWRTFNEWHPKNVIEKNLYFDANGKLSFEPPKEAKGYDEYISDPNKPVPYTNEIRLDRSVEYMIEDQRFAARRPDVLVYQTDELSEDITLAGDIFANLFVSTTGSDADFIVKLIDVYPDSARDDYSDKPLGRRVFPAPVRLGSFQKLVRWEVMRGRYRKSYEKPEAMKPNQIEQIKLELMDVLYTFKKGHRIMVQVQSSMFPLIDRNPQKFVDIYKCDDRDFQKATHRVFRAANAASHLKVKILPK